GATAATTCAGATGTTCAAGTCATAAGTGCAACCGAAAACAATGCGTATCCTGGATCGGAAATGCATAGAACTCTTGCTGTTATAAAAGATAAAAAGTTTGCTAAACCTTACGTATTGGATGTGTTTAGAATAACTTCAGATCAACCACATCAAATTGATTTACCGTATTACTATTTCGGTCAACTTATTTCAATGAATTTTGATGTTAATACATCATTTTCATTACAACCATTGGGAAACAAAAATGGATATCAACATTTATGGTTAGAAGCTACAGGAACAGTAGCAACAAAAACAAGTCAATTTACATGGTTGAATAATAATAAATTTTACACTATTTCGTCAAATACATCAAAACAAGATGAATTATTGTTCGCTCGAATTGGAGCGAACGATCCCAATTTCAATCTTCGAAATGATCCTGGACTTATAATTCGCAGAAAAAATGTAAAACAAACAGTTTTTGCAACTGTAATCGAATCGCACGGAACGTATAGTCCTGTTTCTGAATTTTCAGTAAACGCAACAAGCAATATTAAAGAAGTTCAAGTGGTATATGATTCTGAAGAGTATACAGTGGTTCAGATTACTAATATTGAAAATGAAGTTAAGACTTTAATAATCTCAAATAGAGATGCAAATAATCAAACAAAACATAGTTTAAAGGTAAACAACAAAGAATTTAGTTGGGTCGGACCTTTTTACTTTAAATAAAACACAAGGTAATTATGGAAAAAACATTTGGAACAAGTTCAGAGTTTCTTTTTGGAGATAAAATCGAATGGGAAACAGTTGGAGAAGGAGTAAAAAGACAAATCATGGGTTACGATGACAAAATCATGTTAGTAAAAGTTCATTTCGATGAAGGAGGAATTGGCTATAAACATGAACACTATCATTCGCAAGTAACTTATGTGGAGAGTGGAGAATTTGAATTTAGTATTGGCGAAGAAACTAAAACGGTAAAAGGCGGCGATTCTGTTTACATTCCGCCTCATGTGTTACACGGAGCAATTTGTAAAAAAGAAGGCGTTTTAATAGATGTTTTCAGTCCAATTCGAGAAGATTTTATGGAGTAGTTATAATTCTGGCTAAATATTTAAGAAATATTTAATTTTTTAATCAAAAAATTTGGATATAAAATATTATTGGTTAAATTTGGTAAACCAATCTGGTAAACCAATTTGTTAGCTGTTTGAATTAACAATAAAAAAGGATAGGTGGCACCCTATCCTTTTTTGTAAAGCTTCAAAAATTATGAAGCGAATATTTATAAATCTTTATATATAAATAACAAACCAAATATACTAAATAAAATAAAGATTTATGGTTAGCACAAGTGTTTATATGAGATAAGTGTATTAACATAATGTAAACTTTAAATTATGGATTTAAAATTCAAACTAACATTGCTACTCGCATTGTTAATGAGCATTGTAACAAATGCGCAAAGTACGTTTTCAGTTAGTGGAACTGTAACTTCTGATGCGGATAAACAAGCTCTTCCTGGTGTTTCAATTTTAAATGTGAAAACAAAAAAAGGGGCTAGTACAGATTTTGATGGGAAATATTCAATTTCCGTTTCATCAGGAGATGTGTTAGAGTTTTCGTTTTTAGGATTTAAAACCAAAAGAATCACAATTACTAATCAAACAACTGTAAATGTTGCGTTAAGTGAAGACTCAAATACTTTAGACGAAGTAGTTGTAGTTGGTTACGGAACGCAAAAGAAATCACACCTTACGGGTGCTATTTCTAAAGTTAAAAATGAAAAGCTAGATCAAATCGCAGTATCCAGAATTGATGATGCTTTAGTTGGTCAAGTTTCTGGTGTTCAAATTGCAGCAACAGAAGGAGAAGCGGGTTCAGACCCTACAATTCGTATTCGTGGTATCGGTTCTATTACAGGAGAACTTAGTCCGTTAATTGTTGTTGATGGATTAGTTGTAGATAATGATTATTTAAGTGCATTAGACATGAATAGTGTCGATTCATTTGAAATTTTGAAAGATGCGGCTTCTACAGCAATTTATGGGTCAAGAGGAGCAAGAGGTGTGATCATGATTACAACAAAACAAGGTAAAGATGGTAAGCCAAAATTTAGCTACAATACATTTTCTGGTTTTAAAACAGCCAGACAAAGTGATGCGTATTATTTAACTGTAGCAGAAACTGCAGCTGCTGAATTAGCAGCAACAGGAACTTTATCTGATAGAACAAGATATAAGCAACTTATTGGAGTTGATACGAATTGGCAAGACATTATTTTTGATGGGGGAATCATAACAAATCACTCTTTTAGTGTAAGAGGAGGAAGCAAGAATACAAAGTATAGTGCTTCATTGAACTATTTACATGATGAAGGAGTATTATTAACGGATGATTTTAAGAAATACAATTTCAACTTAAAGGTTGATACAAAAGTTAGTGATAAATTAAGCTTAGGATTTAGAGTAACACCAACGTTTACAGATCGTAGAAGATTCGATGGTTCAACTCATGATATCTTAAGACAACCTTCTTGGTTACCAGTTTATTTAGATGAGAATACAATTCAGTTTGTAAACAGATTTAGAGACAACGGAAAATATGCAAACGTTCAGGTTGGTGACTATGCAATTCAAAGAATGTTTGATGATTATGATTTAGTGAACGGAATGCCAGATGATGGTTCTGACGGAACAATTAGTGGAACAGATATCAGTAATACGTCAAATACAAACCCAGCAGCGAAAGTGTTGGAAAGAGATAGAACTGATGATAAGTTTAAGATTTTCGGATCAATGTTCGCTAAATATAAATTCAACGATTGGTTATCGTTTAGAACATCGTTAGGTGGAGATTTCCAACATACAAAAAACAGAAGATGGCAAGGTGTAGAAGCACACAGAAATGGTGCTGCAAATACGCAATTAGATTTAGCAAATACCAACAGATATCACTTCGTAACAGAAAATTACTTTACAATAGATAAAGCATT
This genomic window from Tenacibaculum sp. 190524A05c contains:
- a CDS encoding cupin domain-containing protein → MEKTFGTSSEFLFGDKIEWETVGEGVKRQIMGYDDKIMLVKVHFDEGGIGYKHEHYHSQVTYVESGEFEFSIGEETKTVKGGDSVYIPPHVLHGAICKKEGVLIDVFSPIREDFME
- a CDS encoding TonB-dependent receptor gives rise to the protein MDLKFKLTLLLALLMSIVTNAQSTFSVSGTVTSDADKQALPGVSILNVKTKKGASTDFDGKYSISVSSGDVLEFSFLGFKTKRITITNQTTVNVALSEDSNTLDEVVVVGYGTQKKSHLTGAISKVKNEKLDQIAVSRIDDALVGQVSGVQIAATEGEAGSDPTIRIRGIGSITGELSPLIVVDGLVVDNDYLSALDMNSVDSFEILKDAASTAIYGSRGARGVIMITTKQGKDGKPKFSYNTFSGFKTARQSDAYYLTVAETAAAELAATGTLSDRTRYKQLIGVDTNWQDIIFDGGIITNHSFSVRGGSKNTKYSASLNYLHDEGVLLTDDFKKYNFNLKVDTKVSDKLSLGFRVTPTFTDRRRFDGSTHDILRQPSWLPVYLDENTIQFVNRFRDNGKYANVQVGDYAIQRMFDDYDLVNGMPDDGSDGTISGTDISNTSNTNPAAKVLERDRTDDKFKIFGSMFAKYKFNDWLSFRTSLGGDFQHTKNRRWQGVEAHRNGAANTQLDLANTNRYHFVTENYFTIDKAFGDHEISAVVGMGAESWRTEINASSGGGYTSDLIQTLSAADPTTITSFSQDYEERLISYFGRLNYSFKDGKYLASLSLRTDGSSVFGPNNKYGFFPAASIGWGLHKEDFLSEVDAIKTLKLRVSYGVTGNKDLRTFPRNFQVESYPYLALLGPSSAVFDGGTLSNGINPLNVANPDLRWEKSIEFNPGIDFGLFNNVITGSFDYYIKRSEDLIIDNPISYTTGQASSLINIGQVENKGFEVELRSRNIVNENFRWTSTLIASRNENTLLDFADSNGQIQNVDSKRAAEWINLVGNPISSFYGWVVDEEIPLEFINDPYHPIGAQAQDVYVKDLNGDGIIDDDDKTILGDPYPDLVWSFANNFNIGNVDVSFMFQGSHGAQVRNMGDQYIYNHFNSAQDYISATTPNQEFIREKIFTNHIIQDASYIALRNVNIGYNFNYDLLDRVGLSSARVYVTGQNLLYITADDYTGFNPESINTTVPGTYGYQRAGSPVFSTVSLGVNIEF